A genomic stretch from Echeneis naucrates chromosome 6, fEcheNa1.1, whole genome shotgun sequence includes:
- the cnfn gene encoding cornifelin homolog: MAFQSNVISSQPQVSATQYTVSSGSSHWSSNVCDCCDDCGICLCGAFIPCILGCKVAQDNGDSCCLPFLPGAMIALRTSIRSRYNIEGSVCDDWFVMACLPLCGLCQMAREQKLRR, from the exons ATGGCGTTCCAGTCGAACGTGATCAGCTCACAGCCGCAGGTATCAGCAACCCAGTACACCGTGTCCTCTGGATCATCCCACTGGAGTTCAAATGTGTGCGACTGCTGTGACGACTGTGGCATCT GTCTTTGTGGAGCATTTATCCCATGCATCCTGGGCTGTAAGGTGGCTCAGGACAACGGGGACAGCTGCTGCCTGCCTTTCCTCCCGGGTGCTATGATTGCTCTAAGGACAAGTATCCGCAGCAGATATAACATTGAG gGCTCAGTGTGTGATGACTGGTTTGTCATGGCCTGTCTGCCCCTCTGTGGACTGTGTCAGATGGCACGAGAGCAGAAGCTGAGAAGATGA